Proteins from a genomic interval of Bradyrhizobium sp. CCBAU 53340:
- a CDS encoding lipoprotein translates to MTSKFRPAGSGWAIIVLSMSALALAGCGRKGPLDLPPTASSASTANVAAPGDTETEAQKTPSVFNPTYGADAAPAATKGRKKPFILDPLLDEPPGKK, encoded by the coding sequence GTGACGTCAAAGTTTCGCCCGGCCGGTTCGGGGTGGGCCATCATTGTCTTGAGCATGAGCGCGCTCGCGCTTGCCGGTTGCGGCCGCAAGGGCCCGCTCGACCTCCCGCCGACCGCCTCCAGCGCCTCCACGGCCAATGTTGCCGCGCCTGGCGACACCGAGACCGAAGCCCAGAAGACGCCGAGCGTGTTCAATCCGACCTACGGCGCGGACGCCGCGCCGGCGGCGACCAAGGGCAGGAAAAAACCGTTTATCCTCGACCCGCTCCTGGACGAACCTCCCGGCAAGAAATGA
- the lysA gene encoding diaminopimelate decarboxylase: MNHFDYRNGVLHAEAVNLSELAATVGTPFYCYSTATLERHYRVFADAFAGEKVLVCYAMKANSNQSVLRTLAKLGAGADVVSGGELKRALAAGIPASKIVFSGVGKTEAELRAALAADILCLNVESEPELELLSRLATEMGKTARISIRVNPDVDAGTHAKISTGKSENKFGIPIVHAREVYARAAKLPGIEVTGTDVHIGSQITDLSKMETAFRILSEFVQTLRGDGHTISHVDFGGGLGIPYYMDREAPPAPDAYAAMVKRVSHNLGCTLMFEPGRMIVGNAGILVAKVIYVKHGDGKNFVIIDAAMNDLIRPTLYEAHHDILPVMQPAKGAATIVADVVGPVCETGDYLALDRTLPTPKPGDLIAVMTSGAYGAVQAGTYNTRPLVPEVLVKGDQYAVVRPRIEVEQLIAMDTPAPWL, encoded by the coding sequence ATGAACCATTTCGACTACCGCAACGGCGTGCTGCACGCCGAGGCGGTGAACCTGTCCGAGCTGGCCGCGACCGTCGGCACGCCGTTCTATTGCTATTCGACCGCGACATTGGAGCGGCATTACCGCGTCTTCGCCGATGCCTTTGCCGGCGAGAAGGTGCTGGTCTGCTACGCCATGAAGGCGAACTCCAACCAGTCGGTGCTGCGTACGCTGGCGAAACTTGGCGCCGGCGCTGACGTGGTCTCGGGCGGCGAGCTGAAGCGCGCGCTCGCGGCCGGCATTCCCGCCAGCAAGATCGTATTCTCCGGCGTCGGCAAGACCGAGGCCGAACTGCGCGCCGCGCTGGCCGCCGACATCCTCTGCCTCAACGTCGAATCCGAGCCCGAGCTCGAGCTGCTGTCACGGCTTGCAACCGAGATGGGCAAGACCGCGCGCATCTCCATCCGCGTCAATCCTGATGTCGATGCCGGCACGCATGCCAAGATCTCGACCGGCAAGTCCGAGAACAAGTTCGGCATCCCGATCGTGCATGCCCGCGAGGTCTATGCGCGCGCCGCAAAGCTGCCGGGCATCGAGGTCACCGGGACCGACGTGCATATCGGCAGCCAGATCACCGATCTCTCCAAGATGGAGACGGCGTTCCGCATCCTCTCCGAATTCGTGCAGACGCTGCGCGGCGACGGCCACACCATCAGCCACGTCGATTTCGGCGGCGGGCTCGGCATTCCCTATTACATGGATCGCGAGGCGCCGCCCGCGCCGGATGCCTATGCCGCGATGGTCAAGCGCGTCAGCCACAATCTCGGCTGCACGCTGATGTTCGAGCCGGGCCGCATGATCGTCGGCAATGCCGGCATCCTCGTCGCCAAGGTGATCTATGTGAAGCACGGCGACGGCAAGAACTTCGTCATCATCGATGCCGCCATGAACGACCTCATTCGACCGACGCTGTATGAGGCGCACCACGATATTCTGCCGGTGATGCAGCCGGCCAAGGGCGCGGCCACGATCGTGGCCGATGTCGTCGGTCCGGTCTGCGAGACCGGGGACTATCTCGCATTGGATCGCACGCTGCCGACGCCGAAGCCGGGCGATCTCATCGCGGTCATGACATCGGGTGCCTATGGCGCCGTTCAGGCCGGTACCTACAACACGCGGCCGCTGGTGCCGGAGGTGTTGGTCAAGGGCGATCAATACGCGGTCGTGCGCCCGCGCATCGAGGTCGAGCAGCTCATTGCGATGGACACGCCAGCGCCGTGGCTGTGA